From the genome of bacterium, one region includes:
- a CDS encoding VTT domain-containing protein, translated as MEFLSHLADTIRNLDSRLELLVQQYGNWTYWIVFATVFAETGLVVAAFLPGDSLLFAAGTFAGAGHLEIVRLVIGIHLAAVLGDSCNYWIARKIGHGVLVKWAKIIRPAYIRKASGFYRRHGMKAVMASRFVPTFRTFVPFVAGISQMNYTRFVLASVIGTMIWVTVFVMGGYFFGSIPWVRENFALAILLVGILTVTPTVIGLFIQFMSRRKLRKPALNKR; from the coding sequence ATGGAATTCTTATCTCACTTAGCGGACACGATCCGTAACTTGGACTCGCGGCTCGAGCTGCTGGTTCAGCAGTACGGCAATTGGACGTACTGGATCGTGTTCGCGACCGTGTTCGCGGAGACGGGACTCGTCGTTGCGGCCTTTTTGCCCGGCGATTCGCTGCTCTTTGCCGCGGGTACATTCGCGGGGGCTGGACACCTCGAGATCGTGCGGCTTGTCATCGGCATTCATTTGGCGGCTGTTCTTGGAGACTCGTGCAACTATTGGATTGCGCGAAAGATCGGACACGGCGTGCTGGTCAAGTGGGCGAAGATCATTCGGCCGGCGTACATTCGAAAGGCATCGGGATTCTATCGCCGGCACGGCATGAAGGCCGTCATGGCCTCACGCTTCGTTCCGACATTCCGCACGTTTGTGCCGTTCGTCGCAGGCATTTCGCAGATGAACTATACCCGTTTTGTCCTGGCGAGCGTCATCGGCACGATGATATGGGTTACAGTGTTCGTGATGGGCGGGTATTTCTTCGGTTCGATTCCGTGGGTGCGTGAGAATTTTGCGCTGGCGATTCTGCTGGTCGGCATTTTGACCGTGACGCCGACGGTGATTGGGCTTTTCATTCAGTTCATGAGTCGGCGCAAGCTGCGCAAACCGGCTCTCAACAAACGATAG
- a CDS encoding DedA family protein yields the protein MEFLSTIIDVFLHLDVHLGQVITEYGTLTYLILFAIIFCETGLVVTPFLPGDSLLFAAGAFAALGSLDLTVLLSVLYVAPILGDSTNYWIGRFVGPKVYGMNSRWVKREYIDKTHAFYDKHGGKTIVIARFMPIFRTFAPFVAGIGKMNYARFLTFSIGGTLLWISTCVMAGYFFGNIPFVKQNFSLVIFAIIGISVLPMAIHIVQEWLKKRRAVDA from the coding sequence TTGGAATTTCTCTCTACCATCATTGACGTATTTCTGCACCTTGACGTCCATTTGGGGCAGGTGATTACCGAATATGGGACGCTCACCTATCTCATCTTGTTTGCGATTATCTTCTGCGAGACGGGGTTGGTGGTCACGCCGTTTCTGCCGGGGGACAGTCTGCTGTTCGCGGCGGGTGCTTTTGCGGCTTTGGGGTCGCTTGACTTGACGGTGCTGCTTAGTGTGTTGTACGTCGCGCCGATACTGGGTGACTCGACGAATTACTGGATCGGGCGATTTGTCGGACCGAAAGTGTACGGGATGAATTCAAGGTGGGTCAAACGCGAGTACATTGACAAGACGCACGCGTTCTACGACAAGCACGGCGGCAAGACGATTGTCATCGCGCGGTTCATGCCGATCTTCCGCACGTTCGCGCCGTTTGTCGCGGGGATTGGCAAGATGAATTACGCGCGCTTTCTGACGTTTAGTATTGGCGGGACGCTGCTGTGGATTTCGACGTGCGTCATGGCGGGTTATTTCTTCGGGAACATTCCGTTCGTGAAGCAGAATTTCTCGCTGGTGATCTTTGCGATTATCGGGATCTCCGTGCTGCCCATGGCGATTCACATTGTGCAGGAATGGCTGAAAAAGCGGCGTGCGGTTGACGCTTGA
- the dut gene encoding dUTP diphosphatase, producing MTLTVEITRLPHAPTPLPAYASEGAAGMDLCVAANNMMLSPGERALVPTGFQIAIPVGYEGQVRLRSGFARRTGCVLPNAPGTIDSDYRGEIMVLIMNASREAVRLERGERIAQLIVAPVMRVEWLEVPTLPDSARGSGGFGSTGR from the coding sequence GTGACCTTGACTGTCGAGATTACGCGATTGCCGCACGCCCCCACACCACTTCCGGCGTACGCTTCCGAGGGCGCGGCGGGGATGGACTTGTGTGTTGCGGCCAACAACATGATGTTGTCGCCCGGTGAACGAGCGCTGGTCCCAACGGGTTTCCAAATTGCGATACCGGTCGGCTATGAGGGTCAGGTGCGGTTGCGTTCGGGATTCGCGCGGCGTACCGGATGCGTTTTGCCAAATGCACCAGGGACGATTGACTCGGACTACCGCGGCGAGATCATGGTGTTGATCATGAATGCCAGCCGTGAGGCTGTGAGACTCGAACGCGGCGAACGAATTGCGCAGTTGATCGTCGCCCCGGTGATGCGGGTCGAATGGCTCGAGGTCCCGACCCTGCCCGACAGCGCGCGCGGATCCGGTGGATTCGGCAGTACGGGTCGCTGA
- a CDS encoding leucine--tRNA ligase, which produces MTIPPKHISEQQYPFADIEAKWQTWWAERGTYKFNWNSGKPKHYVLTMFSYPSGDKLHMGHWYCYAPTDSYARFKRMQGYEVFEPMGFDSFGLPAENYAIKTGIHPAQSTANNIRVMREQLKRIGAMYDWDYEVVTSSPDYYKWTQWFFLLMYKRGLAYQKDALVNWCPNCQTVLANEQVTSDNLCERCDTPVERRKMRQWFFRISDYNQRLLDGLDTIDWPEKTKAMQRYWIGKSEGTEIVFSVSLKSEVRSQSEIRVFTTRADTLFGVTYVVLAPEHPLVREITSAEQKGAVEEYIAKSLNLSEVDRQMEDRPKTGVFTGAHAIHPLTNERVPVWVADYVIGSYGTGAVMAVPAHDTRDFAFAQTYSLPIKEVIRKAPPNPPVNGGGSEGAFTEYGVMFDSGEFSGMTSEDGIRAVGRKLESLGTGKPTVTWHLRDWTVSRQRYWGAPIPMVHCATCGTVPVPEEQLPVLLPEDVKEYKPKGKSPLASVESFIKTTCPKCGGAAERDPDTMDTFVCSSWYYLRYPDARLETAPFDKEHLKELFPVHTYVGGPEHAMGHLIYSRFFGKVAKDEGWFPYEEPFSRLIHQGIILNKGERMSKSKGNTVAPEPVLERVGSDVLRCYLMFSGDYTQGGDWSEGGISGIERFIARVWRLGMAVSASSESGQESVPRDVERKLHQTIQAVGHDLEAFGFNTQLARLMELTNAIYGWVGSDLKDVKSSPGKVEVIETLVKLIAPSAPHLAEELWHQFGHETSVFDAAWPQHDADKAKADTVTIAVQVNGKLRETFEAPAGANKEQLEQMAMSLEKVQAHLAGKELAKVIIVPGKIVNLVVKG; this is translated from the coding sequence ATGACCATCCCCCCCAAACACATCTCCGAACAACAGTACCCGTTTGCTGACATTGAGGCCAAGTGGCAGACTTGGTGGGCAGAGCGGGGTACGTATAAATTCAATTGGAACTCGGGTAAGCCGAAGCACTATGTGCTGACGATGTTCAGCTATCCCTCGGGGGATAAGCTGCACATGGGGCACTGGTATTGCTATGCGCCGACGGACAGTTATGCGCGGTTCAAACGCATGCAGGGCTACGAAGTGTTCGAGCCGATGGGATTCGATTCGTTTGGCTTGCCCGCGGAGAACTACGCCATCAAAACCGGCATTCATCCGGCGCAGTCCACGGCGAATAATATCCGTGTCATGCGCGAACAGCTAAAGCGCATCGGCGCGATGTACGATTGGGACTATGAAGTCGTCACGTCGTCGCCGGACTATTACAAGTGGACGCAGTGGTTCTTCCTGCTGATGTACAAGCGCGGCTTAGCCTATCAGAAGGACGCGCTGGTCAACTGGTGCCCGAATTGTCAGACCGTGCTGGCCAATGAGCAGGTCACGAGCGACAATCTGTGCGAGCGCTGCGACACGCCGGTTGAACGGCGCAAAATGCGGCAGTGGTTCTTCCGGATTTCCGATTACAATCAGCGTCTGCTCGACGGGCTGGATACGATTGACTGGCCCGAGAAGACGAAGGCCATGCAGCGCTATTGGATCGGGAAGTCGGAGGGGACTGAAATTGTGTTTTCCGTAAGTCTGAAGTCTGAAGTCAGAAGTCAAAGTGAAATCAGAGTTTTTACGACGCGGGCGGATACGCTGTTCGGTGTGACTTATGTGGTGCTGGCGCCGGAGCATCCGTTGGTGCGCGAGATCACCTCGGCGGAGCAGAAGGGGGCGGTGGAGGAGTACATCGCCAAGTCGTTGAACCTTTCCGAGGTGGATCGGCAGATGGAGGACCGGCCCAAGACCGGGGTATTCACGGGGGCGCATGCGATTCATCCGCTGACGAATGAACGCGTGCCAGTGTGGGTGGCGGATTATGTGATTGGGAGTTACGGCACGGGCGCCGTGATGGCAGTGCCGGCGCATGATACACGGGACTTTGCGTTTGCGCAGACGTATTCGCTGCCGATAAAGGAAGTCATCCGGAAGGCCCCCCCTAACCCCCCCGTGAACGGAGGGGGATCAGAAGGCGCATTCACTGAGTATGGTGTGATGTTTGACTCGGGAGAATTCTCGGGGATGACTTCGGAAGACGGGATTCGAGCGGTGGGGAGGAAGCTCGAGTCACTCGGTACGGGCAAGCCGACGGTGACGTGGCATTTGCGCGACTGGACGGTATCGCGTCAGCGCTATTGGGGTGCGCCGATTCCGATGGTGCATTGCGCGACGTGCGGTACGGTGCCGGTGCCGGAAGAGCAGCTGCCCGTGCTGCTGCCTGAGGATGTGAAGGAGTACAAACCGAAGGGCAAGTCCCCGCTGGCGAGCGTCGAGTCGTTCATCAAGACCACGTGCCCGAAGTGCGGCGGAGCGGCCGAACGCGATCCGGACACGATGGATACCTTCGTGTGCTCGTCGTGGTACTATTTGCGATATCCTGACGCGAGGCTCGAGACCGCACCATTTGATAAGGAACACTTGAAAGAGCTGTTCCCCGTGCATACCTATGTCGGCGGGCCGGAGCATGCGATGGGGCATCTCATCTATAGCCGGTTCTTCGGAAAAGTTGCCAAGGATGAAGGTTGGTTCCCGTACGAAGAGCCGTTCTCGCGGCTGATTCATCAGGGCATCATCCTGAACAAAGGCGAGCGCATGTCCAAATCCAAGGGCAATACGGTTGCACCGGAGCCTGTGCTTGAGCGAGTCGGCTCGGATGTGCTGCGCTGCTATCTGATGTTCTCGGGGGACTACACGCAGGGCGGGGACTGGAGCGAGGGCGGGATTTCGGGAATCGAGCGGTTTATCGCGCGGGTGTGGAGATTGGGGATGGCGGTGTCGGCCTCAAGTGAGTCCGGTCAAGAGTCCGTGCCGCGAGATGTTGAGCGAAAGCTGCACCAGACGATTCAAGCGGTCGGGCACGACCTGGAAGCGTTCGGGTTCAACACGCAGTTGGCACGGTTGATGGAGCTCACCAATGCCATTTATGGTTGGGTGGGTTCGGACCTGAAGGACGTCAAGTCGAGCCCGGGGAAGGTCGAAGTGATCGAGACGCTTGTCAAGTTGATCGCGCCGTCCGCGCCGCATTTGGCTGAAGAACTCTGGCACCAGTTCGGACACGAGACGAGCGTCTTTGACGCAGCCTGGCCCCAGCATGACGCTGACAAGGCCAAGGCGGACACTGTCACGATCGCGGTCCAAGTCAATGGCAAGCTACGCGAGACGTTTGAGGCCCCGGCTGGTGCGAACAAGGAGCAACTCGAACAGATGGCTATGAGCCTCGAGAAGGTACAAGCTCATCTGGCGGGCAAGGAATTGGCCAAGGTCATTATTGTGCCGGGCAAGATTGTGAATTTGGTGGTGAAGGGGTGA
- a CDS encoding class I SAM-dependent rRNA methyltransferase: MYRTLLIKRGAETRVFGGHLWIFSNELQDGFQECDSGEFVRIEDSRGRFYGVGTVNPHSLIAVRIFSPNDVRIDSDFVFQRLDAARALRLRVWGDDRVCRLVFSEADFLPGIIVDRFGELVVYQTLTAGSERLASFLIEWIADRLAPDLIVSANDSSMRALEGLPAERAVVQGALDELFEFEQDGLTLLADPVKGQKTGYFLDQRLNRKLMQSLLRGGERMLDLFCYSGAFGLYALRGGAEHVTFVDGSDRALGISHSAAQANGFSERADFVKADIFEWLKGEGEQYDVVSLDPPALAKSRSKATIALRAYRDLNARAMKWVKPGGLLLTSSCSGLISRVNWRAALEEAAFKSRRRVRFVAFGTQAPDHPVLAAMPETEYLKFAVAQVL, from the coding sequence GTGTACCGGACATTACTGATCAAACGCGGCGCAGAAACGCGCGTGTTCGGCGGACATCTGTGGATCTTCTCCAATGAGCTGCAGGACGGGTTTCAGGAATGCGACTCCGGCGAATTCGTGCGCATCGAAGACAGCCGCGGCAGGTTCTACGGAGTTGGTACCGTGAATCCGCACAGTCTGATCGCTGTGCGCATATTCTCGCCAAACGATGTTCGCATAGATAGCGACTTCGTCTTCCAACGGCTTGACGCCGCGCGGGCTTTGCGCTTGCGGGTGTGGGGTGATGACCGCGTATGCAGGCTCGTCTTCAGTGAGGCTGACTTCCTGCCGGGAATAATCGTGGATCGTTTCGGCGAGTTGGTTGTTTATCAGACGTTGACCGCCGGCAGTGAACGCCTCGCCTCATTCTTGATCGAGTGGATCGCCGACCGGTTGGCTCCCGATCTCATCGTCTCTGCCAATGACTCGTCAATGCGAGCGTTGGAGGGATTGCCTGCAGAACGAGCAGTGGTGCAAGGCGCGCTTGATGAGCTCTTCGAGTTTGAGCAGGATGGGCTCACGTTGCTGGCGGACCCCGTCAAAGGTCAGAAGACCGGGTATTTTCTCGATCAGCGCTTGAACCGCAAACTGATGCAATCGTTATTGCGCGGTGGCGAGCGCATGCTTGACTTGTTCTGCTACTCCGGTGCTTTCGGGCTGTATGCTCTGCGCGGCGGCGCGGAGCACGTTACATTCGTGGACGGGTCGGATCGTGCTTTGGGCATCTCGCACTCGGCGGCACAGGCCAACGGTTTCAGCGAGCGGGCGGACTTTGTCAAAGCAGACATTTTTGAGTGGCTTAAGGGAGAGGGCGAACAATACGATGTTGTGAGTCTGGATCCGCCCGCGTTGGCGAAGAGTCGCAGCAAGGCCACGATCGCGCTGCGTGCATACCGTGATCTGAATGCGCGTGCCATGAAGTGGGTGAAGCCGGGTGGTCTGTTGTTGACCTCGAGTTGCTCGGGGTTGATCTCACGCGTGAATTGGCGCGCCGCTTTGGAAGAGGCGGCCTTCAAGAGTCGTCGCCGAGTTCGATTTGTGGCCTTTGGGACGCAGGCGCCGGACCATCCGGTGTTGGCGGCAATGCCCGAAACGGAGTACCTGAAGTTCGCGGTCGCGCAGGTTCTGTAA
- a CDS encoding insulinase family protein: MYHKTVLPNGIRLVTEKIPSVRSAALGIWVQVGSRHESALLNGISHFIEHMAFKGTATRSAMDIAKTIERGGGHINAFTGKELTCFYVHVLDEQLPTAVDILCDILQNSVYDPAEMEKEKQVILDEIRDHEDMPDDVVHEQFVEQVFGDHPIARPILGSPKNVSSFSRENIREFMTEHYAPHRIVVAAAGNIQHGKLEKLIAQKLNQKGKKKAQQAQTIKPLVPGFERKSRPIQQAHMLIGGRGISYGSKDRIPLSMLNTVLGGGMSSRLFQNIREKHGIAYAVYSYADSLSDTGYFGVYLATDKARVERAREMVIVELKDLQDRPLTKAELEEIKIQFKGGLMLGLENTSSRMMRLARMEIYSGRYVPLDEISEKIDAVTPKKVQAIAVKLFDPSNLVTSLLEPNGKKQ; this comes from the coding sequence ATGTATCATAAAACCGTATTGCCGAACGGCATCCGGTTGGTTACAGAGAAGATTCCCAGCGTGCGCTCCGCTGCGCTGGGCATCTGGGTGCAAGTCGGTTCGCGTCACGAATCGGCGCTCCTGAACGGAATCTCGCATTTCATCGAGCATATGGCATTCAAAGGAACGGCCACACGCTCGGCCATGGACATCGCCAAGACGATTGAACGCGGCGGCGGGCACATCAATGCCTTCACAGGCAAAGAGTTGACCTGCTTCTATGTTCATGTGCTGGATGAACAGCTCCCAACAGCGGTAGATATCCTGTGCGACATTCTGCAAAACTCGGTCTATGATCCGGCCGAGATGGAGAAAGAGAAGCAAGTGATTCTGGACGAAATCCGGGATCACGAAGATATGCCCGATGATGTCGTTCACGAGCAGTTCGTAGAACAGGTCTTCGGCGATCATCCGATTGCGCGGCCGATCTTGGGTTCGCCGAAGAATGTCTCGTCATTCTCGCGCGAGAACATCCGTGAGTTCATGACGGAGCATTACGCACCGCATCGGATCGTCGTGGCTGCGGCTGGAAATATTCAGCACGGCAAACTTGAAAAGCTGATTGCGCAGAAGCTCAACCAGAAGGGCAAGAAGAAGGCGCAGCAGGCGCAGACGATCAAGCCGCTGGTGCCCGGGTTCGAGCGCAAAAGTCGTCCGATTCAACAGGCGCATATGCTCATCGGAGGCCGGGGCATTTCGTACGGCTCCAAGGACAGGATACCGCTGTCCATGCTGAATACGGTGTTAGGCGGCGGCATGTCGTCACGGTTGTTTCAGAATATTCGTGAGAAACACGGCATCGCGTATGCTGTGTATTCCTATGCGGACTCGCTGTCCGATACCGGCTACTTCGGCGTCTATCTGGCCACTGACAAGGCGCGGGTCGAGCGGGCGCGTGAGATGGTTATAGTTGAGCTGAAGGACCTCCAGGACCGCCCGCTGACAAAAGCGGAACTTGAGGAGATCAAGATTCAATTCAAGGGTGGATTGATGCTCGGGTTAGAGAATACGTCGAGCCGCATGATGCGGCTGGCGCGGATGGAGATCTACTCGGGCCGCTATGTACCCCTGGATGAGATCAGCGAAAAGATTGATGCCGTGACGCCGAAGAAGGTGCAAGCGATTGCCGTCAAGCTGTTTGATCCGTCGAATTTGGTGACGTCGCTGCTCGAACCGAATGGCAAGAAGCAGTGA
- a CDS encoding MerR family transcriptional regulator, whose product MSTVFEKRDARVPQLRKLYYSIGEAADATGVPPHVLRYWESEFPQLHPKKGRGGNRLYTEHDIALLARIQDLLHNKKFTIAGARKQLELGLDDETPKTIEPGDVLAEVKRELREILALMDMSGRGAAR is encoded by the coding sequence ATGAGTACCGTATTCGAGAAACGTGACGCGCGGGTGCCGCAATTGCGCAAGCTGTACTACTCGATCGGCGAGGCGGCTGATGCGACGGGAGTGCCACCGCACGTGTTGAGATATTGGGAAAGTGAGTTTCCGCAGCTTCACCCCAAGAAGGGGAGAGGGGGAAACAGATTGTACACCGAACATGACATCGCATTGCTCGCGCGGATTCAGGATTTGCTGCACAACAAGAAGTTCACCATCGCCGGCGCGCGCAAGCAGTTGGAGCTCGGATTGGACGATGAAACCCCTAAGACCATTGAGCCGGGCGATGTGCTGGCCGAGGTGAAACGGGAATTGCGCGAGATACTCGCGTTGATGGATATGTCGGGGCGTGGCGCAGCCCGGTAG
- a CDS encoding SOS response-associated peptidase, translating to MCNAYGTIGYSRSAFVHDLLGIPRNLDYDKPRKVVRPTDVVPVIRSGDRGPEQISMRWGLIPAWSRQMPERPLTNARSETVDELKSFAESFRMRRCIMPGDEFYEWIKGTKQRLTFRPVQEEFLFAGLWDSWKDGDNLVESCVMLTTTANDVMAPIHDRMPVILKPEDCIRWMAADTAVEDLRALLVPLNNDLITLVDEGGSLKQTSLF from the coding sequence ATGTGTAACGCGTACGGAACGATCGGATACTCGCGCAGTGCATTCGTGCACGACCTGCTCGGTATCCCGCGCAACCTTGATTATGATAAGCCGCGCAAAGTCGTGCGGCCCACGGACGTCGTGCCGGTGATTCGAAGTGGGGATCGCGGCCCCGAACAGATTAGCATGCGCTGGGGGCTGATTCCCGCATGGTCACGGCAAATGCCCGAAAGACCGCTTACGAATGCGCGCAGCGAGACCGTGGACGAATTGAAGTCGTTTGCCGAGTCGTTTCGCATGCGGCGTTGCATCATGCCGGGCGATGAGTTTTACGAGTGGATCAAGGGTACAAAACAGCGCTTGACATTTCGCCCCGTGCAGGAGGAGTTTCTTTTCGCGGGGCTGTGGGACTCCTGGAAAGACGGCGACAATCTGGTTGAGAGCTGCGTGATGCTGACGACAACGGCGAATGACGTGATGGCGCCGATCCATGATCGCATGCCCGTAATTCTGAAACCCGAGGACTGTATCCGCTGGATGGCCGCGGACACGGCGGTCGAAGACCTGCGCGCTTTGCTTGTTCCGTTGAACAATGATCTGATTACCCTCGTAGATGAAGGTGGAAGTTTGAAACAGACGTCTTTGTTCTAA
- a CDS encoding GIY-YIG nuclease family protein, whose product MPGMVKIGQTSQDDVSTRVAQLYQTGVPVPFDIEFTASVDNSSDVESALHTAFAPYRVNPRREFFRIDPEQAIAILRLFHRGEQAVVARQAENEIDAESIAAGQQLRRRRPNMNFLEMGIPIGSTLHFTQGEASVTVTTEKRVRLGGQELSLTAATRQLSNADYDLPPALYWNYNGKLLREIYDDTYRLE is encoded by the coding sequence ATGCCCGGTATGGTAAAGATCGGACAGACGTCTCAGGACGATGTCAGTACTCGAGTCGCACAACTGTATCAAACAGGTGTACCTGTACCCTTCGACATCGAGTTTACCGCGAGTGTGGACAATTCTTCTGATGTTGAATCTGCCCTTCATACAGCATTTGCACCATATAGAGTTAATCCTAGACGGGAATTCTTCCGAATTGACCCAGAACAGGCAATTGCGATATTACGGCTGTTTCATCGGGGTGAACAAGCGGTAGTCGCGAGGCAAGCGGAAAATGAAATTGATGCTGAGTCGATCGCCGCTGGCCAACAGCTCAGAAGGCGCAGGCCAAACATGAACTTCCTGGAGATGGGAATTCCCATTGGATCAACACTTCATTTCACTCAAGGGGAAGCTTCCGTTACGGTTACAACGGAGAAGCGAGTACGACTCGGTGGCCAAGAACTCTCTTTAACAGCCGCAACACGGCAGTTGTCGAATGCAGACTATGATTTGCCGCCGGCCCTATATTGGAATTACAATGGGAAGCTTCTTCGAGAAATCTACGACGATACCTATAGACTGGAGTAG
- a CDS encoding protein-L-isoaspartate(D-aspartate) O-methyltransferase, with product MRNYKLSRDEMVLTQLQRRGVSDERVLEAMRQVKRHEFVDEAFQSRAYEDTPLPIENGQTISQPFIVARMTELLGVEPTDKILEIGTGSGYQAAILARLAGKVFTIERHFGLAKSARAKLEAAAATNVLVKHGDGTIGWSEQAPFDKILITASAPHLPKTLSNQLKEGGRMIFPMGAGREQVLVVADKIGGELQMQEMGVVSFVPLIGREGFSDPGADPRQYMSGRSAVR from the coding sequence ATGAGAAATTATAAATTATCCAGAGACGAGATGGTGCTCACGCAGCTTCAGCGCCGAGGAGTTAGCGACGAACGGGTGTTGGAGGCGATGCGGCAGGTCAAACGCCATGAGTTTGTGGACGAGGCGTTTCAGAGCCGAGCCTACGAAGATACGCCGCTTCCGATTGAAAACGGACAAACGATAAGTCAGCCGTTTATCGTTGCGCGGATGACCGAGTTGCTCGGAGTCGAGCCGACGGACAAAATCCTCGAGATCGGCACTGGTTCGGGCTATCAGGCGGCAATTCTCGCGCGGCTCGCAGGCAAGGTGTTCACCATTGAGCGCCACTTCGGTCTGGCCAAATCGGCTCGCGCGAAACTCGAAGCGGCGGCTGCCACAAATGTACTGGTAAAGCACGGAGATGGGACGATCGGTTGGTCGGAACAAGCTCCGTTTGACAAAATCTTGATCACTGCGTCTGCCCCGCATTTGCCGAAAACTTTGAGCAATCAGCTTAAGGAAGGTGGGCGAATGATATTCCCGATGGGCGCGGGACGTGAACAAGTTCTGGTCGTGGCCGACAAAATCGGCGGCGAACTTCAGATGCAAGAGATGGGAGTTGTTTCTTTTGTGCCGCTGATCGGGCGCGAGGGATTCAGTGATCCGGGAGCGGATCCAAGACAATATATGTCGGGGCGTAGCGCAGTCCGGTAG
- a CDS encoding alpha/beta fold hydrolase, which produces MRLTLDFGDHSLAAELLLHGESLSDPAIVLLHDALGSMATWREFPQALFEATGLDVVMFDRRGHGLSSPLSDELRTSAYLEEDARRLPEVLDRLGVRRAVLVGHSDGGSVALVAAALFPERVHTVVAIAAHVMLEEVTIDGVRNTVATADETRLVERLRRYHGDKAERLYAVWHETWLNPSHREWNLLEYLPRIQCPVLVMQGELDEYGPVEQVKAIVNGVGTRRGR; this is translated from the coding sequence GTGCGGTTGACGCTTGATTTTGGCGATCATTCGCTGGCGGCGGAGCTGCTGCTGCATGGCGAGTCGTTGAGTGACCCGGCGATTGTCCTGTTGCATGATGCGTTGGGGTCTATGGCGACGTGGAGGGAGTTTCCGCAGGCGCTGTTTGAGGCGACGGGATTGGATGTCGTGATGTTTGACCGGCGGGGGCATGGGCTGTCGTCGCCGTTGTCTGATGAGTTGCGCACGAGCGCCTACTTGGAAGAGGACGCGCGGCGGTTGCCGGAGGTATTGGATCGGCTCGGTGTGCGGCGCGCGGTGTTGGTGGGTCACAGTGACGGCGGTTCGGTAGCGTTGGTTGCGGCGGCGTTGTTTCCTGAGCGCGTGCACACCGTTGTGGCAATTGCGGCGCATGTGATGCTTGAGGAGGTCACGATTGATGGCGTGCGCAACACAGTGGCGACGGCGGATGAGACTCGATTGGTTGAGCGGTTGCGCAGGTATCATGGGGATAAGGCGGAGCGGCTCTATGCGGTGTGGCATGAGACGTGGTTGAATCCGTCGCATCGTGAGTGGAATCTGCTGGAGTACTTGCCGCGCATTCAGTGTCCCGTGTTGGTGATGCAGGGGGAGTTGGATGAATACGGCCCGGTGGAACAGGTGAAGGCAATTGTGAATGGGGTGGGGACGAGGCGCGGGCGGTGA